The Natronosporangium hydrolyticum nucleotide sequence GCGGCTACCCCGGATTCCGGAGCCATGCGCCCTGGTGATCTTCGGTGTCACCGGGGACCTGGCCCGGAAGAAGCTCCTCCCGGGGATCTACGACCTGGCGAACCGGGGGCTACTGCCCCCCGGGTTCGTGGTGGTCGGGTTCGCCCGCCGGGACTGGGACGACGCCGTCTTCGAGCAGCTCGCACGGGAAGCCGCCCAGCAACACGCCCGTACCCCCTGGCGGGAAGAGGTATGGGCGCGGCTCGGCGGCAGCATGCGGTTCGTCGGCGGCTCGTTCGACGACGACGCCGCCTTCGACAACCTCGCCGACACGCTCGACGGGCTGCGCGACAGTCACGGCATCAACGGCAACGCCGCGTTCTACCTCTCCATCCCGCCCCCGGCGTTCCCGGCGGTGCTCAAGCAGCTCGCCCGGACCGGTATGGCCGACAACCATCGCGCCGGCGGCTGGCGGCGGGTAGTGGTCGAGAAGCCGTTCGGCCACGACCTCGGCTCGGCCGCGGAGCTCAACAGCCTGGTCGATGAGGTGTTCGGAGCGGCGGATGTGTTCCGGATCGACCACTATCTGGGCAAAGAAACGGTACAGAACATCCTCGCCCTGCGGTTCTCGAACACGCTGTTCGACCCGGTCTGGAACAACCGGTACGTCGACTCGGTGCAGCTGACCATGGCCGAAGATGTCGGTATCAGCACCCGGGCCGGCTTCTACGACGCCGCTGGCGCCGCCCGGGACGTCCTTCAAAATCACCTGCTGCAGCTACTGGCACTGGTCGCGATGGAGGAGCCCACCAGCTTCGACGCGGAGGAGATCCGCACCGAGAAGCTCAAGGTGTTGCGGGCCGCGGCGCTGCCCGACGACATCGCCACCGGCACCGTCCGCGGCCAGTACCAACAGGGTTGGGTGTACGGGCAGCGGGTCCCGGGGTACCTCGACGAGCCAGGAGTTCCCGCCGACTCCACCACCGAGACCTATGTCGCGGTCCGGCTCGGCATCCAGAACCGGCGCTGGGCGGGCGTCCCCTTCTACGTCCGCACCGGTAAGCGGATGCCGCGCCGGGTGACCGAGTTGGCGGTGCTGTTCAAACAGGCTCCGCACCTGCCGTTCCAACCGGCGGATGTTCGCATGCTCGGCCACAACCAGCTGGTGATCCGGGTCCAGCCCGAGGAGGGGGTAGCGCTCAAGTTCGGTTCCAAAGTGCCGGGCACCGCCATGGAGGTCCGCGACATCGCCATGGATTTCCAGTACGGCGAGGCGTTCACCGAGTCCAGCCCCGAGGCGTACGAGCGGCTGGTGCTCGACGTGCTGATCGGCGACAGCACCCTGTTCCCCCACGCCGACGAGGTGGAGCAGAGCTGGCGGGTGATCGACCCGCTGGAAGACGCCTGGGAAGGGACCAAACCAGAGCCGTACCGGGCCGGTGAGTGGGGCCCCCGCGGCGCCGACGAACTGCTGGCCCGGGAGGGCCGGAGCTGGAGGCGGGCGTGACCGCACTGTGGGATACGACCGGCAACGAGGTCGTGCGCGAACTCGCTGCGGCCCGCCGCAGCGACGGCATGACCAGTGGCCTGGCGCTGACCCTGGTCGCGGTGGTCGACGAGCGGCCGGGGACCCGCAGCACCCCGGTGAAGGTGGTCGAAGACGCCGCCACCGTCGCCGCCTCGATGCACCCGTGCCGGATTCTGGTAGTGACCCGCACGCCAGTCGGGGCCAGCTCCACCCCGGACCGGCTGGACGCCGAGATCGTGGTCGGCGGCCGGCTCGGGCCCTGCGAAGCTGTGATCATGCGGATGCAGGGCCGGTTGGCGCTGCATGCCGAGTCGGTGGTGATGCCGCTGCTCGCCCCGGATGTGCCGGTGGTGACCTGGTGGCACGGTGCGCCACCGGCGCAGATCAGCACCGATCCGCTCGGGGTGGTAGCGGAACGCCGGATCACCGACTGTTCCCAGGCCGACGACCCGCAGCTGGCGTTGCGGCAGCGGGCCATCGACTACGCCGCCGGCGACACCGATCTCGCCTGGACCCGGCTAACCGGCTGGCGCACCCTGGTCGCTGGCGCGCTGGACGCCCCGGCCGGTAGCGGAGTGGACCCGGTCGCCGCTACCATCCGGGCGCCCGGCGACGACGTCAGCGCCCAGCTGCTCGCCGGCTGGCTCGGCGACCGGCTCGGGCTCGCCGTCACCCTGATCCCGACTGACGCTCCGACGCTGGCCGCGGTGGAGCTCCGGTTCCCGGGCGGAAATGAGATCAGCCTCAGCCGCCACGACGGGTCAGCGGTGCTGCGACGCTCCGGTCAAGAGGACCGTCGGCTGCCCCTGCTGCAACGCACCCTCGGCGAAGAGCTCGCGGAGGAGCTACGCCGGCTCGACGCCGACCAGCCGTACGCCGCCGCGCTCGCCGCGGCCACCGGAGTCGCCGGCTTGTGGGAGCGACCCGCGGGCCGGGTCTTTACCTGGGTGGACCCGGCCGATGCCGCTGAGGCCGAAGCGGCAGCGGCAGCGGCAGCGGCGATCGGGGCGGCCGCCCAGACTGGGGCGCCAGCGGCCACCGAGGACACCCGGGTCGACCCGGCCGGTGACGTGATTCCGACCGGCGACGAAGAGGAGTCCGCATGAACACCGATGTGGTCATACACCCGGACCGAGAGCTGCTGGCCCACACCGTGGCGGCCCGCCTGCTGGTCTCGCTGGTCGACGCCCAGTCGGCCCGCGGCTCGGCCTCGGTGGTACTCACCGGCGGCGGGGTGGCGGCCGCGGTCTACCGGGCAGTGGCTGCCAGTCCCGCCCGGCACACCGTCGACTGGTCCCGGGTGACGTTCTGGTGGGGCGACGAGCGGTTCCTGCCCGCTGGGGATCCCGAGCGCAACGAGACCCAGGCGCGGGAGGCGTTCGGGTCGCTGTTCGACGAGGCGACGGTGCTCCCGATGCCCGCCACCGACGGCCCGGCCGGCGCCGACCCGGACGCGGCCGCGGCCCGCTACGCCAGGCAGCTCGCGGATGTCGGCGCCCCCGCCGAACTCCCCCACTTCGACGTGCTGCTGCTCGGCGTCGGCGAGGACGGGCACGTGGCGTCGATCTTCCCGGAGCACCCGGCCGGCTACGAAATCCGGACGGCGTGCGCGGTCCGGGGGGCGCCGAAGCCACCACCGACCCGGATCACGCTGACGAAGGCGGCCATCAACTCCGCCGCCCAGATATGGCTGATCGCTGGCGGGGCGGAGAAGGCCGACGCGATCGAGGCGGCGTTCAGTGGCGCCGGCCCGGACCAGATCCCCGCGGCTGGCGTGGGTGGGGTGGAGCGGACGCTGTGGTTGCTCGACCGGGCGGCGGCAGCCGGCATCAACCCGGGGGTCCGGACACCGCACTAGGCGGGGCCGGCCGGCGGCGGGATGGATCGTGGCTGGCGGCCAGACCGATCAGATCGTGACGACGGTGCGCAGCCAGAGACCGAACGCCACGATGCACGCGAACCACACCAGGCCGACCAGGATCGTGTAACGGTCGAGGTTCTTCTCGGCAACCGACGAACCAGACAAATTCGACGTGACCCCACCGCCGAACATGCTCGACAGTCCGCCGCCCTTGCCCTTGTGCAGCAACACCAGCGCCGTCAACACCACGCTAGTGATGATGAGCAGCAGGATCAACATGTACGGGAACCAGGTGGGCATCGTGAGGTCAGTCCTTAAGGTCGGTTGCTCGCCGTTCCGCCGCTCTAGGATAGCTACCCATCCGATGCCTCGGACAACGCAGGGTCGGCCAACCCGATCGAGGCCAAATCCGGCATACCCGCCATCGGGTGGATGAACACCCCCCGCACGTTCGATCCGTACATCCGCAGCGCGTCGCTATACATCAATGGGATCGCCGCCCCGGTCTCCAGCACCAAGCTGTCCAGCTCGCCCCACAGCCGGTACTGCCGCTCTGGGTCGGGCTCGGCGAACGCCTCGTCGATCAGATCGTGGATCTGGTCGTCGTTGAGCTGTGACAGATTGTAGGTGGGTTCCCGCCCGTCGAAGAGCGGCGGGATCACCGAGGAGCCGTTGGGCCAGTCCGGGGTCCAGACGATCCAGGTCAGGTGGAACTCCCCCCGCCGCTCCCCCAGCACCTGCACGAAGTACTCCTGCAGGTCGATCGGCTCCAGCGCCACCTGCACCCCGATCCGCTGGTACGACTCCACCACGACATTCGCCATCCGGCGCAGCTCGGCGTTGTCCGGGAAAGCGAAGGTGATCTCATCCGGGCAGTCGGCGCCGTCGGCTGCCGCCTGCTCCCGCAGCTCCGCCGCGCGATCGGGCTGCCCATCCGGTTGGCCGATCGTGTCGTAATGGTCGAACTCCTGGTGCGCCAGCAGGTTCGGCGGAATCATCGTGGTCGCCAGGTCACCGAGCAGCGACCCACCGAAGACCGACCGGAGTTTCCGCTTGTTCATCGCGTAAGACAGGGCCTGCCGGCATCGCTCATCCGCCACCAGCGCGGTGTTGACCGCCAGATAACGCACCGCCCCCCGCGGACCGGTCGCCACCCGGGTGGCGAGCACCGGATCGGTCATCACCTGTTGCAGGAAGGTCGGCGCGACGTCCATGTCCAGCATCACCCGGGAACGGTCCCCGCCGGCGTCGTTGACCAGGTCATTGGTGGCGACCGCGGCGTCGCCCAGCGCCTCGATCACCAACTGGTCCGGGTACGCGCCGCGCTGCGGATCGGTGGCGGCGTCCCAATGTGGGTTGCGCTCCAGCACCAGCTGCTCGCCCGGCTCGTGGCTGGCGATCTGGTATGGACCGTTGGAGAGCGGTTGCTCGTTGTAGCCGTCCCGGTCGTCGTCGGCGCCGGGTGGGACGGCCCCGAACACCGGCAACGAGACAGTGTAGTTGAAGTCGCTGCGGGGCTGCACCAGGTGGAACCTGATCACCCGCTGGTCGACACACTCGATCGACTCGAGCCCCGCGCCGTCGTTGTTGTTGTCGACCCAGGGGCCCCGATAGACCCGACCTTCCGGCTCGTCGTCGCCGGCCGGCTCGTTGTCCCGCAGGTAGGTGAGCGGGTAGACCGCCCCGGTCTGCCGGTCGGAGAGCTCGGAGAACCGCCGCTCCACGCCGTACTTGACGTGTTGGCAGGTGACCGGCTCGCCGTCTTCCCAGCGGACTCCCTCGCGGAGGGTGAACTCCCAGACGGTGTTGTTTTCGCTGGGCCGGCCAGTGTCGGTGGCCAGATCCGGGACCAGTTCGCTGCCGGCGGCGCCCGGCGCCGACCGGTAGCCGGTCAGCGTGCGCCCAAGCAGGTTGCTGATGTTGGCCTCGACCCCGGTCTGCACGAGCTGCGGATCAAGGTAGTTGGGCAACGCGAGCACATCGACATAGAGGGTGCCACCGGTCTGCGGCGCCTCCTGCGCGTCGTCGCCCTCGCCGCCGTTGCAGGCGGTGGTCGCCAGCAACGCGACCGCGGTGGCCGCCGCGACCGCCCGGGTACGGGTCCGGCCGGCGGACCAGCGGGCCCGAGGAGAAACGGGAAGCGGGGGGTTCACAACCGCATACTCTAGAGCCTGACCGGGCTCGACGGCAGGGGGGCCGCGTCCCAGGTCACCCGCGAAGCAGCTGACGGCAACCGACCCACGCGGCTGCGGACGGTACCAGTCGACCGGAAGAAGCCCGGAAAGTCCCGACAGCAACTCTGCAACTTCTTTCGGAATGACCGGCAGGGCTTGCTTTCCCCCGTAGACGGGTCCACAGAATCGACACCAACCTCTTGCGAGACAGAAATCACCTGGTAATCTTTCTGCAACTTTCCAAGAGATTGCATTCCGCTCCACCGGCGACCGTCGACGCGCCGGCGCGAGTCGGCTTGCGTGCGTCCCGGCGGTCCCCACCGCCGGGCGAAGGAGGTCTCGCATGAGATTACGAAGGTTCCTCGCCGCCGGCGCAGCGCTGGCGGTGACCACGGCCGCGGCGACGCTCCCGCCGACGGCCGGCCCGGTCCTCGCGGCCGCGACCCCAGCCGCCAGCCAAACCGCCACCGCTGCCGACTCCTCGGTGGGCGGCACGATCGTCCACCTCTTCCAGTGGCGCTGGGAGTCGGTGGCCCAGGAGTGCGCCGATGTCCTCGGCCCGGCCGGCTACCACGCCGTACAGGTGTCACCGCCGCAGGAGCACGTGGTGCTCCCGGATGAGAACCACCCCTGGTGGCAGGATTACCAACCGGTCTCCTACCGGCTCGACAACACCCGGCGTGGCACCCGGGCCGACTTCATCGACATGGTGGAGACCTGCCGCGACCACGGCGTCCAGATCTACGTGGACGCGGTGATCAACCACATGACCGGCACCGGCTCGATCGGCAGCGGCCCCGGCAGCGCTGGCGGCCAGTTCAGCAAGTACGAGTACCCGGAGGTGCCGTACTCCGACAGCGACTTCAGCGACTGCCGTCGCGACATCGCGAACTGGGACGACCCGGATGAGGTCTGGCACTGCGAACTGCTCGCCCTCTCCGATCTCCGGACCAGCACAGCGCACGTCCAGCAACAGCTCGCCGACTTCCTGAACGACATGATCGCGATCGGGGTGGCCGGCTTCCGGGTCGACGCCGCCAAGCACATGCCGCCGGCCGACCTCGCGGCGATCTACGGCATGCTCGACCCCGTCCCGGGCACCGGCGAGCAGCCGTACATCTTCCAGGAAGTGATCGAGGGCGGCGGGCCGGACTCACTGCGACCACCGGCGTACGCGGGCCTGGGTGACGTAACCGAGTTCCGCTACCACCGGCAGGTCGGCGCCCAGCTGCGGGACGGCCAGCTCAGCGGGGCGCTCAACGCCCTGCCGGGACAGATGTCGCTGCCGGCTCACCAGGCGGTGGTCTTCATCGACAACCACGACACCCAACGCGAGGACCCGTCCATCAGCTACCAGGGGATGGGGTCGGCACACGACGTGGCCCAGGCCTTCATGCTGGCTCACCCGTACGGCACCCCGAAGGTGATGTCGAGCTACCCGTTCACCAGTACCATCCAGGGTCCGCCGAGCACCGGCACCGCCCCGGGCAACCCGGCGGGTGAGCTGACCGCGGCCACCGACTGCGGCTCCGGCGATTGGTTCTGCGAGCACCGCAACCCGGCGGTCGCCGGCCTCGTCGGCTTCCGCAACCAGGTCGGCGACGCGCCGATTGCCGACGTGTGGACCGGCAACGGCGGCGCCGCCGCCGGGTTCAGCCGCGGTGACCTCGGATATGCGGTCTTCAACCGCGGCGGCGTCCTCAATGGCCAGACCTTCCAGACCGGCCTGCCCGCTGGCAGCTACTGCAACGTGGCCAGCGGCAGCCGCAGCGACGGCGACGGCGGTTGCACCGGTGCCGCGTACCAGGTGGCTGCCGACGGGAGCTTCCAGGCGAATCTGGGTGGCGACTCGGTGATCGCGTTGCACCGCGGTGAGACCGGGTCCGGTGACCCCGGAAACGGCGACGATCCGGAGCCGCCGGCCGGCTGCGAATTCGCGGTGACCGCCGAGACCTGGTGGGGCCAGCAGGTCCACGTCGTCGGTGACCTGGCGGCGCTCGGTGGTTGGCAGCCGGCGAACGGGCCAGCGATGTCCTCGGCGGACTACCCGATCT carries:
- the pgl gene encoding 6-phosphogluconolactonase, with protein sequence MNTDVVIHPDRELLAHTVAARLLVSLVDAQSARGSASVVLTGGGVAAAVYRAVAASPARHTVDWSRVTFWWGDERFLPAGDPERNETQAREAFGSLFDEATVLPMPATDGPAGADPDAAAARYARQLADVGAPAELPHFDVLLLGVGEDGHVASIFPEHPAGYEIRTACAVRGAPKPPPTRITLTKAAINSAAQIWLIAGGAEKADAIEAAFSGAGPDQIPAAGVGGVERTLWLLDRAAAAGINPGVRTPH
- the secG gene encoding preprotein translocase subunit SecG translates to MPTWFPYMLILLLIITSVVLTALVLLHKGKGGGLSSMFGGGVTSNLSGSSVAEKNLDRYTILVGLVWFACIVAFGLWLRTVVTI
- a CDS encoding ABC transporter substrate-binding protein, with translation MNPPLPVSPRARWSAGRTRTRAVAAATAVALLATTACNGGEGDDAQEAPQTGGTLYVDVLALPNYLDPQLVQTGVEANISNLLGRTLTGYRSAPGAAGSELVPDLATDTGRPSENNTVWEFTLREGVRWEDGEPVTCQHVKYGVERRFSELSDRQTGAVYPLTYLRDNEPAGDDEPEGRVYRGPWVDNNNDGAGLESIECVDQRVIRFHLVQPRSDFNYTVSLPVFGAVPPGADDDRDGYNEQPLSNGPYQIASHEPGEQLVLERNPHWDAATDPQRGAYPDQLVIEALGDAAVATNDLVNDAGGDRSRVMLDMDVAPTFLQQVMTDPVLATRVATGPRGAVRYLAVNTALVADERCRQALSYAMNKRKLRSVFGGSLLGDLATTMIPPNLLAHQEFDHYDTIGQPDGQPDRAAELREQAAADGADCPDEITFAFPDNAELRRMANVVVESYQRIGVQVALEPIDLQEYFVQVLGERRGEFHLTWIVWTPDWPNGSSVIPPLFDGREPTYNLSQLNDDQIHDLIDEAFAEPDPERQYRLWGELDSLVLETGAAIPLMYSDALRMYGSNVRGVFIHPMAGMPDLASIGLADPALSEASDG
- the zwf gene encoding glucose-6-phosphate dehydrogenase, which produces MMNPLRDPQDRRLPRIPEPCALVIFGVTGDLARKKLLPGIYDLANRGLLPPGFVVVGFARRDWDDAVFEQLAREAAQQHARTPWREEVWARLGGSMRFVGGSFDDDAAFDNLADTLDGLRDSHGINGNAAFYLSIPPPAFPAVLKQLARTGMADNHRAGGWRRVVVEKPFGHDLGSAAELNSLVDEVFGAADVFRIDHYLGKETVQNILALRFSNTLFDPVWNNRYVDSVQLTMAEDVGISTRAGFYDAAGAARDVLQNHLLQLLALVAMEEPTSFDAEEIRTEKLKVLRAAALPDDIATGTVRGQYQQGWVYGQRVPGYLDEPGVPADSTTETYVAVRLGIQNRRWAGVPFYVRTGKRMPRRVTELAVLFKQAPHLPFQPADVRMLGHNQLVIRVQPEEGVALKFGSKVPGTAMEVRDIAMDFQYGEAFTESSPEAYERLVLDVLIGDSTLFPHADEVEQSWRVIDPLEDAWEGTKPEPYRAGEWGPRGADELLAREGRSWRRA
- a CDS encoding carbohydrate-binding module family 20 domain-containing protein codes for the protein MRLRRFLAAGAALAVTTAAATLPPTAGPVLAAATPAASQTATAADSSVGGTIVHLFQWRWESVAQECADVLGPAGYHAVQVSPPQEHVVLPDENHPWWQDYQPVSYRLDNTRRGTRADFIDMVETCRDHGVQIYVDAVINHMTGTGSIGSGPGSAGGQFSKYEYPEVPYSDSDFSDCRRDIANWDDPDEVWHCELLALSDLRTSTAHVQQQLADFLNDMIAIGVAGFRVDAAKHMPPADLAAIYGMLDPVPGTGEQPYIFQEVIEGGGPDSLRPPAYAGLGDVTEFRYHRQVGAQLRDGQLSGALNALPGQMSLPAHQAVVFIDNHDTQREDPSISYQGMGSAHDVAQAFMLAHPYGTPKVMSSYPFTSTIQGPPSTGTAPGNPAGELTAATDCGSGDWFCEHRNPAVAGLVGFRNQVGDAPIADVWTGNGGAAAGFSRGDLGYAVFNRGGVLNGQTFQTGLPAGSYCNVASGSRSDGDGGCTGAAYQVAADGSFQANLGGDSVIALHRGETGSGDPGNGDDPEPPAGCEFAVTAETWWGQQVHVVGDLAALGGWQPANGPAMSSADYPIWRTEVALPTGASFEYKYIKRNPDGGVEWESGDNRSGTAGPGCSFQDNWRG